Within Montipora foliosa isolate CH-2021 chromosome 3, ASM3666993v2, whole genome shotgun sequence, the genomic segment TCAGGGCATCTGTCAGCATTGTCAAGAAAGTTATCAATTTTCCCGTGCCCTTGCTGTTCACACTGTCTTTGGCTGCAGACTATTCACATCaggaaaaatcaaaaatcaCAATTTAGCTGACATCAAAGTATCCAGTGAGTGCAACTGCTCATCACTTACAGCTCCAAAGGACATGGAACCTGTTGAGGTGAAACGTATATCTAGCAACTcggaaacaaaaggaaataagGAAGAAGAAATTGGAAATGAACTGAAGGATCCCACAAAGAGGCAGAGTCAGTTCCCTTTTCTCGACGACAATTTCCCCAAGATAAACCTACGTTATTCGGCTGCAAGCGGCCATAGTCGGATCTTGTCGAATCCCAAGCTCTTTAGACTCATTTCAAGCTTTCCACGCCCTCGTTTGCGAAAATTTATCGGTGCCAACGAACCTGAGTCACTGGCTGAGTACCATAAGCAAGAATTTAGAAAGAAGTTTCAGGGAAACGAGCATTACCTTAGAAGGCACCTTTACCGCGAAAACGTGCAGAAAAAAGGCTCTGCAAGTAGTTATCAAGGTGCGAACAAGGAAGTCAGCCAATATCCTTTGCAGAGTTTTGAAGAATACCATATCAAAGAGGAGAAGGAGGAGTTCATAAAATGTTTAAGTGAGGATTGCACGCTACCCCGTGCATTTACAACTCACGACAATTCTGGCAATGACGGAGAAGCAGATACACTAAGATATAATTGGCAGAATGAAAATTTTCTGGCAGACGATCCTCTTCATCTGAAATCACCGAACGGAACGGAAGAGACAGCTGTGAATCGTGGTCATGTTTCCTTAAATACACAAGCAACTTACAAGGAGGGCTTTTCGCAGGCGGATCACGGAGAATGCACGTGCGAAGTACATGAAGGCAACACTTGGACCCCAcgaaaaattttatttaaagagaTAAGCACAGAAGATGACATCGCaatagaagaaaaagaagagggcTTGTTAAATGGCACCCCCAAAACACACGTTGGTGCTTTCGAAACTCAAACAGGTTTTACTAGATTTTTGTCATATTATGCAAGTCACGAATCACAAAGAGAGCGCCTATCATACCCTCACCTTCCATACCACTGCTGTTCATCGCGTGCATTTTATGCACTAAACGACAATGCCTTTCGCTACCATGAGCCCGCGTTCATTATGAATTCGATTTACCACTACTCTGCTCATCCGCGCATCCTCCCAAATCAAAACCCTCATACTTCCCAGGGTTCTACCCGTAACCAGGGTTTCAAGTGCGACTATTGTGGAAAGGTGTACTGCAGAAAATATGTGCTTAAGATCCACATGCGTACGCATACAGGATTCAAGCCACTTCGCTGCAAGGTATGCGACAAGTCTTTTAGTGATCCAAGTAATATGAAAAAACATGTAAAACTGCATGAAAGCGAGGATACCATTCATAAATGCAGATACTGTGGCAGGAACTTTGTGCGTTATAGAGGACTTCTTAATCATATCAAATCAAAACATGCTGAGCATTTTTCCATTGCTGGTACCATATGACTCGAAAGAagagaacaagaaaaaaatactattcTTTCCGTTTACTCAGCGTGACGAGCGGTCTTAATGGCTAAGATGGTTGATAGACACTAAATTTCTGCGAACTGGAAAGCTTAAATTTGAGGAAGACTTGATGCCGATGTGTTTTGGCTACCAGGCAGAGTCACACGGATAAAATTACGGCCGCAACACGTACAAAAGGGTCTGTGTGATAATCCAGACTGCAAAAAACAATGAAGTGAATACACTATTTTGCTAAGAGCAAGTTTCTAGTGAATGCGAAGTCGTTCTAGTCCTTTGTGGGAGCTACTAACCTCTGTCCGTTTGCCCTCGCAAAAGATAGGAACGACCCAGGATCAACTAGGAACAGACTAGGAAGTTACAACTGGCCAAATATAGTCCGTAAGTGTCAATTAACAACTTCGCgcctcggtaaatatccaccaccagtcacccaacctcgttcccagggtctttcatctCCAAACCCCAGAGGGAGGGCGAGGgaagaaagaccctggttcagcCTGGTCACGTGTCTTAGTGACAAACTTTCTACCTTGGGAGGGGTCCCCGATTTTCCGAATATTGCCGCCACTGGTATTTGTCATAGCCAAAACAAACGAAGCTTAAGGCGTTGGCAGCTGAAGCTTGGTTGGATCAGTCGCCATGTTTTTCAGCAATCTTCAATGTTCGATTTTGGAATGCAAAGTGCTTGGAAGCAGTTTATTTTGGTAAAGGCGTGGTTGCTGTTTTGCCTACGGAGTACAGAAAATCTATCGTTTCTCACCTATTGCCAGCGCTGTTCTTTGGTAAATTTTCCTCTCCTTTTGTGAGCTCAGGAAAGACAAATTGACGACATGGCTGCCCCTCCCTCTGGTTATTTTTTGTCATCTCCCATTTtttgggagacacgtgaccagcctgaaccagggtctttcttcAGGCCTCGCTCCCTCTGGGATGGGGAGATTAAAgaccttgggaacgaggttgctagTCACCAACACtgactgaggtgaatagttgcaaattgttgctcggaggtgaatagcaaaggatattccgCGGAAGTTTTGTACTGTAGTCAATCAGAGCGCACCaacaacgctatccactgttgtATTATATCACTAATTGGTCGTATCAAGAGCTagagcggttttaaattgagtgtccaaagtaattagcgaattactttggttttgcattacttcactcagtgattggttcaaagttctcgcgccattttgtcaaccaatcagaagtgaaaccaaaaccaactgtggctcgcgcgtgcgcattttccctcgctttgtgtcggctacgtgtaattacttcgagttttgattggccaaagtaattactttgatttcggttttacgacactcgattgaaactctctCTAAGACAGTGTGTAAAAGTATACAAATGGTCTTCACAGCTAATTTTCGCAAGTATTGTGAATGGTTGGTCATTAAAAAGCTTTTATGGGATGGTATTTCCTGTGAAAATAAGAACATTTATTAGTTCTTCAATAAGAATTTACTCGTTCTCCCGTGACGCCAGGGGGTTTTAATGGAAGGagtgaggggagggggagggagaaggtaaagaaatttctttttcgtCTCACAGCGGAGCCTGATAGGAATTCTTGAATTTCAAAGCCAACTCTCAAACTAACTCGATGAAGCATTCTGGTGGTGGGGAAAGGCACAGATGTACAATATGCCACAAGCGTGGGGCATCAATAATATTAAGATAAATATCGACTGGTACGCTGCAAGATTTGGTGGTCAGTTTTGAGTTGTGGTACGTATATTTGCTGTAACACCAACCTTATCATTGTACTTGAACTTGTCGAAAGAAAGCGCTGTCATATTGCTATTGCCTATTTTGTTACATCATTCTTCTCGTGTCGTCTTGGTGTTTATAGGCATTCCACGATTAACTGTTTACAGAGGATTCGTCCCTATGCCCGCCTGCCATTGTTGTTCTTTAATTACTTCCATAAGGTGACATTGACTCGGTGGACGCCTTTCTAATTTACATTTTCTGTTGAGGTCATCTAGTCGATTTGAGATATACAACATGTAATGAGGTTTGATTCTGCAAGGCGTAAAGATCCAGTCCAGCTTACCTCTACTGAAGATTGAGGTATGTTTTTTGTTTGAGGTAACTCATGACTCGTGCTGGCTGAACTCGTAAGAGGAGGAACCTGAATAACGTAGCTTCAGTTATCGAGTTGTTGGTTTGCCAATTGTCTTTTAAAGTACCCGCTAATCAAGCAATAGCAAAATCAGTGTTTGTTCCCTCCTTTAAAACTGCATCTCCTTATTGGAAGAAGGAATTTTTCACGTAGCCTACTTCACTCCGAAGGCTTTCTTACTCCGGACACTAAAGTTGTCTTGGCTAGTTTCGTTCAGCCCTCCTGCAGATGACAAAGTGGAACAGAGCGGTTTTGACGAACGacgtatttttgtttgttttttttttttttaacgttacAATACACGAGGAACTTGACTTTCTAGGTAAATTAATTTCCTTCAATTCATTCAGTACAGTTGAAAAACTTTCAAATATACGATTAACTATTGTTTACCAAACGCGAGAAAAACGTTCAAGGGTTTCAGTAATAGAGTCTATTAAATGGTTGCTCATTGTCAGTCTGATCTGCATGTTACAATAGAGAATTGTTTTATTACCCGCATGGTCAAATAAGTCAATTGAGGTCAAAACGATTTTTGTCACAGATACAAGCCCAGCGCACAATTCATCTCGGATAGACAACCAAACCGCTTGAGCAAACAAACTACGAACAAacaggaaataaataaataatattaaaagACAGTTTCGGATGCAATTTACTTCCCTGCCTTGAAGGTTTATTTCATTCCAGCCGAATGTTCTAGGAAATTCCATATGGCAATTATGTGATCTAGTTGGACTTGTTCTACATACTTGAATAATCGATcttatcaggagcccatctgatCCTGTGTGGTTTCAGACCAAAGGGAAAACAACATATTCCATTCCAaatgaaaatataaaatattctCCATCCGTGGCTCAAGATCAATACCTACACTTAGCCCCAACGAACTAATGTTAACCTTCCCTGGATACCTCGGTCATTCGCAGGCTAAGGGCATCCCATTTAATGGGTTTCTGCCGGTTGGTGATAACATTCTCAAAGATGCCTATCATTGAAAGAGTGAGCCTGTTGGTGATAGCTAGGGTTAGCAGGGTCGGATGGTTTGAGGAATGCAAATGTAAAGGAACGCTGATTCAAAACATCGATCCAAAGTTCCCAGTTCGACCAGATCGCGAAAAAGCTAGCGAGCTCAGTGAAATGTTTATCGTAAACCGAATCAGACCCCGGCGAGAAGCGTGCTTGGAAGGTTAAGAAACAAGGCTCTGTTGTTGCCAATCGCAGCACGTGTAGTAATTAAACACAACAACGACGAAAACGACATTACAGTTCCCATCTGAAAGTAGCAAAGATAATCGAGTCGGTCGGGAGTAAAAGATAAATACGCGTAAGAGAGAATAGTACCATTATCCTCTCTTGATACACGGTAACACATCATAataatcgaaaaaaaaaattaaaaaataaataataataaatatcgTTTATTCCACTCTTTgggccaactggaaaacaaggactggactctggactggactctggactggactctggactggaccctggactggaccctggactggactttattaaacgaagttaatacttaaccaataatataatgattaaccgtttctatttaattattaaccagcgagaatgagaatgagaatggatgt encodes:
- the LOC137994422 gene encoding histone-lysine N-methyltransferase PRDM9-like, which translates into the protein MAMSKVISAKNEFRVWVKGFLAKNTLFGPFEGDLTRLIQRVQVLETPPTKFEDSEWRESVTEHNALQGDVTWMYRVNPARCDEEQNMEAIRTQHDQIVFRTTQEISFGEELRVWLDPSLEREHGICHAEEEFQVHQGICQHCQESYQFSRALAVHTVFGCRLFTSGKIKNHNLADIKVSSECNCSSLTAPKDMEPVEVKRISSNSETKGNKEEEIGNELKDPTKRQSQFPFLDDNFPKINLRYSAASGHSRILSNPKLFRLISSFPRPRLRKFIGANEPESLAEYHKQEFRKKFQGNEHYLRRHLYRENVQKKGSASSYQGANKEVSQYPLQSFEEYHIKEEKEEFIKCLSEDCTLPRAFTTHDNSGNDGEADTLRYNWQNENFLADDPLHLKSPNGTEETAVNRGHVSLNTQATYKEGFSQADHGECTCEVHEGNTWTPRKILFKEISTEDDIAIEEKEEGLLNGTPKTHVGAFETQTGFTRFLSYYASHESQRERLSYPHLPYHCCSSRAFYALNDNAFRYHEPAFIMNSIYHYSAHPRILPNQNPHTSQGSTRNQGFKCDYCGKVYCRKYVLKIHMRTHTGFKPLRCKVCDKSFSDPSNMKKHVKLHESEDTIHKCRYCGRNFVRYRGLLNHIKSKHAEHFSIAGTI